A region of the Patescibacteria group bacterium genome:
ACGATAGACAAAATGACCCGTCCAACTACAATCCAAAATCTCTTTTCCATTTTCTGCCCCCCTATCTGTGATCTGTGTTTTATATCAATTGTTATATTTTCAAAGAGCCAATTAAAAAGCCCAAAAAGTAACTCCTCCTTGGACTTTTATATTATTATAATATTTCTTTTTCGCCTAGCAACAATCTCTCACCAGAGGACTGTTTGTTTTAAAATTTCCCTGCCCAGCAGTCCCTAATGAAGACTGCTGTGAGGCGCAGGCGATGATATTATTTTTTTATTTTTTTATTTTATTTTTATCTCATCGGCACCGGCCCGGGAACTTTAAGGCCATCTTCATTATGCACTTTCTGTTGCAAACATTGGTAGCCGGCGTCATGCGCCCACCTGTCCTTGTAGTAGCTGTATTCCGCCGCATCTTCATCTTTGTTTGAAGCCATGAAAGTAGCGCAAAGTTCGTAAGTATTATTATCAACCGCGCGGTAATCAAACAAAATTTTAGAAGCCGGGTCTTTTATGGCGTCTTCGCCCAAATAGCTATATTCGGACTTTAGCTCATTCAAGCTCTCGGGCAATTCGCCAAATTCCTTGTAATAACTGGCGATGGCCATATCTATATTGTTGAAATTATCCAGAATAAAATTATCAAATTTCCGGTTTCGGGTTTCCGTCGGCGACTCCACAATGAAAAGCGAGGCGGTAAAAACCGCTATGACCAGAACCAAGGAAGCGTAAAAATAAACCTGGACGACCCGATTTTTCTCTTGGACATTTTCTCGCCGGATATCATAAAAATAAAAAGTAAAAACCGCGGCCGCGATGAAAATCGCGGTAATGGCCTTAAGAATAAACTTAGTGGTAAGCTCCCCATCCAAGAAGCTGTTAATTGTCCCGATCAGCCAGCCCAGCATGACAACGGAAGAAATCAGAAGAATAAAATAAGTAAGCCATTTCCTTATGCCGGAATCCTTGTCCAGGGCGCCCGATAATAAACTTTTATAAATCCGCCACAAGCAAATATAAAATATCGGCGCGGAAATTATTAAAGCGGAAATGGCGAATTTCAGCTGGCTCGGGGAAAATCGGCCCTGATAAAGGTTCAAAACATCGGGAATATTCTTATTAATAATCTGAAAGACGATCATGCCCGAAGTAAGGGCCATGAAAATAAGCGCCACCAGGGATAACATGTAGAAAAAAGCGAATTTCGCCGCATTGTTTTTTGTTTCCATACAATTTAAAAATAAAATAATAAAATAAAAAAATAAAAATTTATATTTTCTATTCGCAACATTCACGTGTTACTTAATCGGCAGTTTTCCCTGCCGCTGTTTTATTATTTCTTTAGCT
Encoded here:
- a CDS encoding DUF5671 domain-containing protein, translated to METKNNAAKFAFFYMLSLVALIFMALTSGMIVFQIINKNIPDVLNLYQGRFSPSQLKFAISALIISAPIFYICLWRIYKSLLSGALDKDSGIRKWLTYFILLISSVVMLGWLIGTINSFLDGELTTKFILKAITAIFIAAAVFTFYFYDIRRENVQEKNRVVQVYFYASLVLVIAVFTASLFIVESPTETRNRKFDNFILDNFNNIDMAIASYYKEFGELPESLNELKSEYSYLGEDAIKDPASKILFDYRAVDNNTYELCATFMASNKDEDAAEYSYYKDRWAHDAGYQCLQQKVHNEDGLKVPGPVPMR